ACCATTACTGCGTCGCGTCCACTTGGTTTCATTCGTTCATAGGTGCGTTGTTCACCATTAGAGAAGCACAGGTCGAGCGACTCGACTCGAAACAGCTTGGATTGAGCAACCGTCTGACAAGAAAGTATCTTTGGTGGCGTCCTTTTCGACATCTGTTAGCTCCTAGAAATCGTTCACAAAGGTTGATGGCATGATAATAATGCAGCGAAGAACGCAGGGAGAACAAACAAAACAGGAGGCCAGTGCCTCCCATTTTTAATGTCACTGTGACCAGTCGCTAATTTCACCGTTTGGTGAGCGCATTGATTAGTAGTAAGAATGGTCGCCGCGATCATGCTCTGTTGCATCACGAACAGCAGTAAGCTCGCCAACAAACTGATTAAGTAGCTCTTTTTCAATGCCTTCTTTAAGAGTAACATCAACCATCGAACAGCCATTACATCCACCACCAAAGGCGACAATAGCGACGCCATCTTCGGTGATCTCAACCAAGTTGACATGACCGCCATGGCTAGCGAGTTGTGGGTTAACTTGAGTTTGAATAGCGTATTCAACGCGTTCCAAAAGAGGGGCATCATCAGCTACTTTACGCATTTTGGCGTTTGGAGCCTTAAGCGTCAGTTGAGAGCCCATCTTGTCAGTAACGAAGTCAATTTCCGCTTCATCTAAGAATGGTAAACTCAGCTCATCAACAAAAGCAGAGAAGCCTTGGAAAGAAAGCTCGGTATCCGTGCTTTCTACTGCTTCTGGTGGGCAGTATGATACACCACACTCTGCATTTTGAGTGCCTGGGTTAACGACAAAAATACGGATGTTTGTCCCCTCAGGCTGTTGACCTAAAAGGTTAGCGAAATGCGTTTGGGCTGTTTCTGTAATAGTAATGTTTGACACGACAAGTACCTGAGTGAATTTGTAGGTTATTACGGCTATTTTACTCCTGTTCGCTCTGTGGTCTAGTCTTTTTGCCGTTATCTCCTTCGGCAGAGAACTAAAGTGAGCGAGGGTCAGGAGTTCTACAGATGCAATAAATATCGATGCTTTCCACGCCAACTTCAAGTAATAAATTGGATAATTGTCGCACCGTACTCCCGGTAGTGACGACATCATCGACAATGGCAACGTGTGTCGCAGGGAGTTTGCGAGGCAAAATGAAGGCCTGATGGAGATTATTTTGCCGATTGTCTTTGTTACTCCCTCGTTGTGGAGGTGAGTTTTTGACGCGGCGAAATACCCTTGTCCCCAGTTTGACCTGCAAATGCTTGGCTAAATGTTGTGCGAGTAGATGGCTTTGGTTAAAACCACGAGTTAAGTAGCGCTGCCAGTGCAACGGAACATAAGTGATCAGCGGAGCTGGCTGTTCAATTCGCTCAGCCAGCAGTTGTGTGAGTGCGTTTACTTGCCACATTTCACCGTGGTCTTTGAAACGTTGAATGTGTCCGGATAATGGAAAATCGTAGTCTCCTAATGTATAGAGGCGTTGCCAAGGAGGAGGCTCAGCTAGGCATTGACCACATTGTTCGCTATATTCTGCATCATAAGGGCTGAGTGCCAAGCCACAGCGTGAGCATCGTTTGACAACGGTGAGATAATTGATGCAGTGTTGGCACCAGTTGAGTGGATTTGATGGTTGTGAAGTATGCAGAGGAAAGTGGCACAATCCACATTGGCTGCTTAGCATGCGAGACATGATGTTTTGCCACTGATGAAATACCATGCCGTTCATTCCTTAAAAGTCGTTAACAAACCCTAGGTTAGCGTGTGTTAAACAGGGTTTTGAAGCATATAAGTCGGAGGTTATGCGAGCGTGAGCACGAATTTATACTGGCAAACACTGGGTCAAGGGCCTGATTTGGTTTTGTTACATGGATGGGGCATGAATGGTGCAGTATGGCAGCAGACTGTGGAATCACTAAAGCAGGACTTCACCGTGCATATTGTCGATTTACCTGGTTATGGTCATAGTGCGCAGTACCATGCAGCAGATCTTGCCCAAATTGCAGAAATGCTCTTAGTCCAAGCGCCAGAGCAAGCCGTTTGGTTGGGCTGGTCATTAGGAGGATTGATTGCTACATACATTGCTGAGCAAGCGCCTGAGCGCGTGAGTAAACTGATCACCGTAGCGAGTTCGCCTAAATTCTCTGCGGATTCTTCTTGGCGAGGTATTCAGCCTCAGATATTGAGTGCTTTCACGGAGCAACTACTCGAAGACTTCTCTCTCACAATTGAACGCTTTATGGCGTTACAAGCGATGGGAAGCCCTTCTGCACGTCAGGATGTCAAACAACTGAAACAGGCCATTTTGTCGCGACCACAACCTAATCCAGACTCATTATTGGTTGGCTTGAATATTCTGGCCGATGTCGATCTACGTGAAGTGTTGAGCAAGCTTTCTATGCCTGTGTTACGTCTTTATGGTCGATTAGATGGACTGGTGCCGATCAAGGTAGCAAGTGCTCTGAACACACAATTACCTCATACACAGCAATTTATTTTCAGTCGCTCTTCTCATGCTCCATTTATGACTGAACAGAATGAGTTTTGTGAGCAAATCCGTCAGTTTGCAGGGTAGAGTCCTTTCAATGGCTAGAGCTGAAATGATTAAAAGCTAAAGCTGATTAAAAATTGGTCGATATAACTTCTGACTGCTCTTTTCCCAAATGGGAAAGGGTGAGTTGGGCGATGATTGGGAGGGTTCGCAATGGTTGTATCACCGGCCAATGTCAGTGTGCCACTGATCGCCCCATCGGTAAATGTGCAGAGTGAACAAGCGGCTCGTGATAATAAAGCCCGAGAACCGGTCACTCCAACGGTGGCTTTGTCGCAAGTCAACGCAGAGCGCAAAGTGAATAGCGATGAGAAGCGGCGGCGTCAATCTCGTTGGGATCCGTCACAGCATCCCGACTATGAAATGGAACAAGACGTTGAAGCCTCTGAGCATCAAGAACCTGAAGACCCTTTAGCGCGTCTTTTTGGTTTACTTGCGCTTACATCGTACAGTGAAGAGCAAGGCAAGGGGTACACGATACGCTTTCGTTTACCTAAGCGCATTTTAGAGGCTGCGGTCAAACAAGGATTAATGGAAAAACGCAGAAAAGTGATCAAATTTCATTATGGTCATTCGGTTGCGCCTCATACGCCGTCAGAAGTGATTGCGGTGTTATGACGGTTTACGATCCTATGCAAACAAAACGCTCCAATCCGTTAGTGGGTTGGAGCGTTTTTTTATCTACTGATTATCCGTTTTCTTATGGGCAGTCGATATGATGTGTATTGAGTTTTTACTTCTTTGCTTTAGCAAAAGCTGCCGCAAATGCACCGCCCATCGCACTGTTGGATGATGAGTCATCGCGACGAGGTTGGCGTTGACGCGGTTGTTGAGGTGCAGAGCTACGTGGTGTGGATGAACGTTGGCTACGGTTATCCTGGCCGGGCTCATCGCTTAAGCGCATGGATAAAGCAATACGTTTACGCTGTACATCGACTTCCATCACTTTGACTTTGACAATGTCACCAGCTTTTACCACCTCACGCGGATCGGAAACAAAGCGATCGGTCAGAGCGGAAATATGCACCAAACCATCTTGGTGAACACCAATATCAACGAATGCACCAAAATTCGCAACGTTGGAGACAACCCCTTCTAAAACCATTCCTGGTTCCAAATCTGCGACCGAATTGACGCCCTCAGCAAAGGTTGCGGTTTTGAACTCCGGACGCGGGTCACGACCTGGTTTGTCCAATTCTTTAATGATATCGCTGACGGTTGGTACACCAAAATGCTCATTGGTGTAATCAACGGCATGCAGATTGTTTAGAAAACTTGAGTCGCCGATTAACGCTTTAATGTCTTTACTGTTTTTCTCTGCAATGGCTTTCACCACAGGGTATGCTTCTGGGTGAACCGCAGAGGCATCCAATGGATTTTTGCCGTCCATAATACGCAGGAAACCTGCACATTGTTCGAAGGCTTTTGGCCCTAAGCGAGGGACTTTTTTCAGAGCAGTCCGGGCATCAAAACGGCCATTCTCGTCACGGAAAGTAACGATATTTTGGGCGATGGTGGTCGACAGTCCGGCAACGCGAGTGAGTAAAGCCGCAGAAGCCGTATTCACATCGACACCGACTGCGTTTACACAATCTTCAACGATCGCATCAAGACGTTTTGCGAGCATAGACTGACTGACATCGTGTTGGTATTGACCCACTCCGATCGATTTCGGGTCAATTTTTACTAATTCTGCCAGAGGATCTTGTAAGCGGCGAGCAATCGAAACCGCACCACGCAGAGAAACATCCATATTCGGAAATTCTTTTGCTGCTAGCTCAGAAGCCGAGTAAACCGACGCGCCAGCTTCACTTACGATGATCTTTTGTACTTTCAAGCCACCACGCTTGATGACGTCTGCAACAAAGCTGTCGGTTTCGCGTGAGGCGGTACCATTACCGATCGCGATTAAATCAACATTATATTTGCGCACCAACTGGTCAACGATTTGCATCGACTTGTCGTATTGCTTCTGTGGTGGGTGAGGGTAGATGGTCTCAGTCGTCAGGACTTTACCTGTTGCATCGACGATCGCAATTTTTGACCCCGTTCTCAAGCCCGGATCGAGGCCTAAGGTGGCACGTGGTCCTGCAGGCGCTGCCATTAATAGATCTTTGAGATTGGTGGCAAACACTTCTATGGCTTCGACTTCTGCGCGTTCTTTCATCGCGCCCATGAGTTCGGTTTCCATATGCATTGATACTTTAATGCGCCATGCCCAGCTAATGACCTGTTTGCGCCATGTATCAGCAGGAGCGCTACTCAGGGTCACGCCATAATGATCGGCGATAAGGGTTTCACAATAAGACTGACGAACGCCTTCTTCTTGAGCAGGGTCGGCGTCCATGGCCAAAGTCAGGAAGCCTTCGTTACGGCCACGTAGCATGGCGAGCGCGCGGTGAGAAGGAACCTTACTCAAAGGTTCGTTATGATTGAAGTAATCTTTAAACTTCTCCCCTTGCTGTTCTTTGCCTTCCACGACTTGGGCACACATTTCAGCATTTCGATTGAGATAAGTACGAATCTTTTCAAGCAAGTCAGCATCTTCGGCAATGCGCTCCATGATGATCGCGCGTGCACCATCAAGAGCCGCCTTAGTGTCAGCTACCCCTTTTTCAGAGTCAATGTATTGATTTGCTTCGCCTTCTGGATCGGTTTGAGGGTGGTTCCAGAGCTGGTCGGCCAGTGGTTCGAGCCCGGCCTCGATCGCAATTTGACCTTTGGTGCGACGTTTAGGTTTATAAGGCAGATATAAATCTTCTAAGCGTGTTTTACTGTCTGCTTGAGTGATTGCTTGTTCCAATTCAGGTGTGAGTTTGCCTTGTTCCTGAATCGACTTAAGAATCGCTTGGCGACGCTCATCCATTTCACGTAGATAAGAAAGTCGGCTGTCTAAGCTACGGAGCTGAGTATCGTCCAAGCCTCCAGTAACCTCTTTACGATAACGAGCAATAAATGGGACTGTGTTACCGTCATCGATCAATGTAACAGCGGCGGTAACTTGCTCGGGGCGAACGTTCAGCTCGTGAGCAATCATGCGACAGATAGCTTGGCTCATCCGTGTATTCTCTTTCAATTTATGTAGGTATTGGTATGGTACAGAACATGGGGGTACATAGCAGCATTTACAATGTTTTATACCCAAGCATCTTGAGGTCACTTAGGTATATACCTCAAGATGCCATATTCAGCGAGACGACCTTTAACGAGACGAGCTGAGTGCTCGGGCACGGCAACGATTCGAAAAGGTCGTTGTTCTATATTATCAATCGTTGATCAAGTCTGTAAGCAAAGCGTGTTGCTTTGAACTTACAGCACGCAACATCACTCTAAGTATTTTATTCCCCAAGTGACCTCGCTCTTAAGCAAGCACCTTGAAGTCATTTGGGGATAAATAAGAGTAATAATGGAAAATACTCCGGTAAGAATTTACCCTTTGCTAATGGACAGCAGACAAAGCATGTCAAAAATGTAACTGAATTAATGGCTTAGTTTTTCGTTTACTGAGTTACTGTGAATCTTTCAACTTGTTCTTAGCCTCTATGGGAAAACAGATGAAGAAAATGTCTTTAATATTGGCCCTCTCTGGTGCCTTACTTGCACAGCCAAATGCTTGGTCGCAATCGCTTTCTGCGACGACGCAAAACCCGGTGTATCAACTCGATGATAAAATGGTGTTAGGCCGCATGGAGAACGTCTACTATTCTGAGGTTCCTGAGCTTGAGCAAGTCCCGTTTACGGGGAAGATTGATACTGGCGCGGACAGTTCGTCCATGCATGCAGAGCAAATCCATGTCTACAGCACGCACCCAGACTTTAAACATCTTAAAGATAATGAGCTGATGTGGGCTGTTGTGCATGATCTCAATGGCACTAAGATCGCGCGCGATCATCAAAAAATTAAGCCTTATCAGCTCAAAGTCAGTTTTACGCTGCGCCACCCTTATACGGGAAAGAACGTCACAATTACCGATGACTTAGAGCGTATCAGTGCCATTCGTAATCGTTCAGAAAAACAACCCATTTTGCGTCCTACTATTACCATGCCAATGAGTATTGCAGGACATACGGTCGATATGGTGGTGAATTTGACAGAGCGTTCCCAATTTTCCAGTCCAATTTTAATCGGTAAAAGTTACCTAGATAATCATGCTTGGGTTTTTGCTGGCTATGACTATCTTCAAGCTCAGCCAGATGCTCAGATGATTGGTAAAAAAGAAACGGTCAATATTGCTGGTGTGACCTATCGAGTCAGTATTTCAGACACTAATCACTATACCAGTGTGCATGCTTTGGATATTAAAGTGGATGAGAAGTCTCAGCAGGTTTCTTTTACTCTTGAAGGGGAAAATGGCAAGCGACATCAAATGGAACTTCCATTGGTTCGAATGCTGAAAACCAGTCATGGCGAACGTCCTTTGGTTTATTTACCCGTACAGATTAATCAAGGCCAGACGCAGCAGTGGTTGGTCTACTTGCGTGACCGCAGCGGTTACCCTTCGCAAGTGAGACTAGGTAAGGATGTTTTAAACCAATTCTTTGTTGTCGACACCGAGAAGGAAAACTTACTCGGTGGGGTGAAAAAGCCCTTCAAAGAAGCCATGAAATCCAAGCCATTGATTATTTCTCCGCAAGAAAACATCAACCTTGATGGCCATCAGTTGCCCGCTTATCCGACTTTTGCGGTTAAAACGCCTTTGCTACGAGTGGACGGTTTTGAGTTGACCGAGCATGACAAACAAGAACAAGTGACTTTTTACTTACCAACAGAAGAAGGGAAAGAAGAAAAGATCACGAAGCCCGTGTTGAAAAAGCTTAAGGTTGGTAAGACGATTCGTCCGGTGGTCGAAGGTGAGATAACACTGGGAAGTAAAAGGAAAACACTCAACTTTGCGATTGATGTGTTGAAAAAAGAGGACAAAGGAAAACCTTATTTTACTTTTGGTCATGAAATCAGTCGCGGAGGCGTGTTATTAAATACCCGTGCTGATCATTTGTTGGATGCTAAACCTTTATTTCGAGCTGGCCATATTGAAGTTGCAGAAGTCGAAGGACTCTCTTTTCCGGTGAAACTTGATACTGGTGCGGATGTGAGTTCAATCAATGCACAGAATATCAAGCTTTTCAAACAACAAGGCCAAGAGATGGTCAGCTTTACTTATGAAAATGATCATGGGGTGAAAAAGGAATTTGTTAAACCTGTGGTGGATACCATGCGAATTACGGCGAAAACCGGGGAACAAGCCAGTGTTCGACCTGTGGTAGAAATGCACGTGAAGTTGGGTGAATTAGAGAAAAAGATTCGAGTCAACTTACAAGATCGCAGTCGTTTTCATTACAGTATGATTTTAGGTAAAAACTTTTTAAAGCACGGGGCGTTAGTCGCCAGTGAAGCCGAGTATCTGCTTACGCCAAAGCCTGACTACGAAAAGTAACCTGAATCAGCCCAAGTGATGCCAAAAAGCGGATTAATAGCAAGGTTACTTGGGCAAATCATCAACCTGACAGATAAATTTGGATTATTGCAGTGAAGACCAAACTGATCACCCGAGAAGGTTATAACAAACTGAAAGCAGAACATGATTATCTATGGCACGAGCAGCGCCCAGAAATCACGAAAATCGTCACGTGGGCGGCCAGCCTTGGCGATCGCTCAGAAAATGCAGATTACACATTTAATAAGCGTTTATTGCGTCAAATTGACCGTCGGGTACGCTTCTTACGCAAGTTCTTACCTGAAGTGACGATTGTTGATTATTCCCCTCAACAAGAAGGGAAAGTTTTCTTTGGAGCTTGGGTTGAAATAGAAAATGAAGCAGGAGATATCAAGAAGTTTCGTATTGTTGGGCCAGAAGAAATCTACGGTGACGCAAAAGAGTACATTTCTATCGACTCCCCAATGGCTCGCGCATTACTCAAAAAGCAAGTCGATGAAGAGTTTGTTGTGCGCACTCCAGAGGGTGAAAAAGAATGGTTCATCAATAGCATTTCTTACGACAAAACCTAGCTGTTTCTGCTCTCATTTTGAGTGTTATGCCTTTTTACTTCCTCACGCCATTCTGCCGAAATCAGCACATGAAAGAGTGAAAAGCGAGAGGAATATAAAAAGAGTAACAATTTGCACAAGCGCATCTTAAAAAACAGTGATACATTCTTGCTACAGATGCTTCTGAAAGGATGTTTCAATGCAAGAAAATCATAAAATTTTAGTGGTTGATGACGATGCTCGTTTACGTGCTCTATTGGAGCGTTATCTTTCTGAGCAAGGTTTTCAGGTAAGAAGTGTGGCCAATAGTGAGCAGATGGATCGTCTGTTAACACGTGAAAACTTCCACCTTATGGTATTGGACTTAATGTTGCCGGGTGAAGATGGTTTATCCATCTGTCGTCGACTGCGTAATGCGAATAATGCATTGCCGATTCTAATGCTGACTGCAAAAGGGGATGAGGTTGATCGCATTGTCGGCCTAGAGGTTGGGGCGGACGACTATCTACCTAAACCGTTTAATCCACGAGAATTATTGGCACGAATCAAGGCCGTACTTCGTCGCCAAACGGTGGAGTTGCCAGGTGCCCCAAGCAGTAAAGAAAAAATTATCGAGTTTGGTGAATTTCGCCTTAATTTAGGCACACGTGAAATGTTCCGTGGTGAAGAGGCGATGCCACTGACATCCGGAGAGTTCGCGGTATTAAAGGCTTTAGTGCTTAATGCGCGTGAGCCGATGTCACGAGATAAATTGATGAATATGGCTCGCGGCCGTGAGTACTCTGCTATGGAGCGTTCTATTGACGTGCAGATCTCACGTTTACGTCGTATGTTGGAGGATGACCCCAGCAAGCCTCGTTATATTCAAACGGTTTGGGGGCTCGGTTATGTATTTGTCCCAGATGGTAAGGAAGTGTAACGCTGATACCTAAGTAACCTCGATCTGAATCAATCATCAGCCTCTGATAACGTGTACCTTTGGAGAGGCTGATGTGCAAGGACTTTTCATGCGCATTCGAAGCTCATTCACCCAATCTATTTTGCTGTTCATCACCCTTTTGCTCGCCAGCCAAGCTTTTT
This window of the Vibrio azureus genome carries:
- a CDS encoding ComF family protein; amino-acid sequence: MVFHQWQNIMSRMLSSQCGLCHFPLHTSQPSNPLNWCQHCINYLTVVKRCSRCGLALSPYDAEYSEQCGQCLAEPPPWQRLYTLGDYDFPLSGHIQRFKDHGEMWQVNALTQLLAERIEQPAPLITYVPLHWQRYLTRGFNQSHLLAQHLAKHLQVKLGTRVFRRVKNSPPQRGSNKDNRQNNLHQAFILPRKLPATHVAIVDDVVTTGSTVRQLSNLLLEVGVESIDIYCICRTPDPRSL
- a CDS encoding RimK/LysX family protein; amino-acid sequence: MKKMSLILALSGALLAQPNAWSQSLSATTQNPVYQLDDKMVLGRMENVYYSEVPELEQVPFTGKIDTGADSSSMHAEQIHVYSTHPDFKHLKDNELMWAVVHDLNGTKIARDHQKIKPYQLKVSFTLRHPYTGKNVTITDDLERISAIRNRSEKQPILRPTITMPMSIAGHTVDMVVNLTERSQFSSPILIGKSYLDNHAWVFAGYDYLQAQPDAQMIGKKETVNIAGVTYRVSISDTNHYTSVHALDIKVDEKSQQVSFTLEGENGKRHQMELPLVRMLKTSHGERPLVYLPVQINQGQTQQWLVYLRDRSGYPSQVRLGKDVLNQFFVVDTEKENLLGGVKKPFKEAMKSKPLIISPQENINLDGHQLPAYPTFAVKTPLLRVDGFELTEHDKQEQVTFYLPTEEGKEEKITKPVLKKLKVGKTIRPVVEGEITLGSKRKTLNFAIDVLKKEDKGKPYFTFGHEISRGGVLLNTRADHLLDAKPLFRAGHIEVAEVEGLSFPVKLDTGADVSSINAQNIKLFKQQGQEMVSFTYENDHGVKKEFVKPVVDTMRITAKTGEQASVRPVVEMHVKLGELEKKIRVNLQDRSRFHYSMILGKNFLKHGALVASEAEYLLTPKPDYEK
- a CDS encoding Tex family protein translates to MSQAICRMIAHELNVRPEQVTAAVTLIDDGNTVPFIARYRKEVTGGLDDTQLRSLDSRLSYLREMDERRQAILKSIQEQGKLTPELEQAITQADSKTRLEDLYLPYKPKRRTKGQIAIEAGLEPLADQLWNHPQTDPEGEANQYIDSEKGVADTKAALDGARAIIMERIAEDADLLEKIRTYLNRNAEMCAQVVEGKEQQGEKFKDYFNHNEPLSKVPSHRALAMLRGRNEGFLTLAMDADPAQEEGVRQSYCETLIADHYGVTLSSAPADTWRKQVISWAWRIKVSMHMETELMGAMKERAEVEAIEVFATNLKDLLMAAPAGPRATLGLDPGLRTGSKIAIVDATGKVLTTETIYPHPPQKQYDKSMQIVDQLVRKYNVDLIAIGNGTASRETDSFVADVIKRGGLKVQKIIVSEAGASVYSASELAAKEFPNMDVSLRGAVSIARRLQDPLAELVKIDPKSIGVGQYQHDVSQSMLAKRLDAIVEDCVNAVGVDVNTASAALLTRVAGLSTTIAQNIVTFRDENGRFDARTALKKVPRLGPKAFEQCAGFLRIMDGKNPLDASAVHPEAYPVVKAIAEKNSKDIKALIGDSSFLNNLHAVDYTNEHFGVPTVSDIIKELDKPGRDPRPEFKTATFAEGVNSVADLEPGMVLEGVVSNVANFGAFVDIGVHQDGLVHISALTDRFVSDPREVVKAGDIVKVKVMEVDVQRKRIALSMRLSDEPGQDNRSQRSSTPRSSAPQQPRQRQPRRDDSSSNSAMGGAFAAAFAKAKK
- the nfuA gene encoding Fe-S biogenesis protein NfuA, which codes for MSNITITETAQTHFANLLGQQPEGTNIRIFVVNPGTQNAECGVSYCPPEAVESTDTELSFQGFSAFVDELSLPFLDEAEIDFVTDKMGSQLTLKAPNAKMRKVADDAPLLERVEYAIQTQVNPQLASHGGHVNLVEITEDGVAIVAFGGGCNGCSMVDVTLKEGIEKELLNQFVGELTAVRDATEHDRGDHSYY
- the ompR gene encoding two-component system response regulator OmpR — encoded protein: MQENHKILVVDDDARLRALLERYLSEQGFQVRSVANSEQMDRLLTRENFHLMVLDLMLPGEDGLSICRRLRNANNALPILMLTAKGDEVDRIVGLEVGADDYLPKPFNPRELLARIKAVLRRQTVELPGAPSSKEKIIEFGEFRLNLGTREMFRGEEAMPLTSGEFAVLKALVLNAREPMSRDKLMNMARGREYSAMERSIDVQISRLRRMLEDDPSKPRYIQTVWGLGYVFVPDGKEV
- the bioH gene encoding pimeloyl-ACP methyl ester esterase BioH, producing the protein MSTNLYWQTLGQGPDLVLLHGWGMNGAVWQQTVESLKQDFTVHIVDLPGYGHSAQYHAADLAQIAEMLLVQAPEQAVWLGWSLGGLIATYIAEQAPERVSKLITVASSPKFSADSSWRGIQPQILSAFTEQLLEDFSLTIERFMALQAMGSPSARQDVKQLKQAILSRPQPNPDSLLVGLNILADVDLREVLSKLSMPVLRLYGRLDGLVPIKVASALNTQLPHTQQFIFSRSSHAPFMTEQNEFCEQIRQFAG
- the greB gene encoding transcription elongation factor GreB, yielding MKTKLITREGYNKLKAEHDYLWHEQRPEITKIVTWAASLGDRSENADYTFNKRLLRQIDRRVRFLRKFLPEVTIVDYSPQQEGKVFFGAWVEIENEAGDIKKFRIVGPEEIYGDAKEYISIDSPMARALLKKQVDEEFVVRTPEGEKEWFINSISYDKT